A genomic segment from Comamonas terrigena NBRC 13299 encodes:
- a CDS encoding ABC transporter ATP-binding protein produces the protein MNHPTLHNPSLSTKFIQIQGVEQTFTTTKGLFPALRDINLNIARGEFVSLIGHSGCGKSTLLNLIAGLTTPTAGNLLCANKEIKGPGPERAVVFQNHSLLPWLTCHANVHLAVERVFGKKETKAQLQARTAAALELVGLSHAAHKRPGEISGGMKQRVGIARALSMEPQVLLMDEPFGALDALTRAKLQDELLEIVARTRSTVVMVTHDVDEAVLLSDQIVMLTNGPAATIGEVLQVPLARPRNRVALAEDRDYQRCRKAVIDFLYTRQGHVEKAA, from the coding sequence ATGAACCATCCGACCTTGCACAACCCGTCGCTCTCCACCAAGTTCATCCAGATCCAGGGTGTGGAGCAGACCTTCACCACGACCAAAGGGCTATTCCCTGCACTGCGCGACATCAACCTGAACATTGCCAGGGGCGAGTTCGTGAGCCTGATCGGCCACTCGGGCTGCGGCAAATCCACCCTGCTGAACCTGATTGCCGGGCTGACCACCCCCACCGCCGGCAATCTGCTATGCGCCAACAAGGAAATCAAAGGCCCGGGCCCCGAGCGCGCCGTGGTGTTCCAAAACCATTCCCTGCTGCCCTGGCTGACCTGCCATGCCAACGTCCATCTGGCCGTCGAGCGCGTGTTCGGCAAAAAGGAAACCAAGGCCCAGCTCCAGGCCCGCACTGCGGCTGCCCTGGAACTGGTGGGGCTGAGCCATGCAGCGCACAAGCGGCCGGGCGAAATCTCCGGCGGCATGAAGCAGCGCGTGGGCATTGCCCGGGCACTGTCCATGGAGCCCCAGGTGCTGCTGATGGACGAGCCTTTTGGTGCACTGGACGCCCTCACCCGTGCCAAGCTGCAGGACGAGTTGCTGGAGATCGTGGCACGCACCCGGAGCACCGTGGTCATGGTTACCCATGATGTGGACGAAGCCGTGCTGCTCTCCGACCAGATCGTGATGCTCACCAACGGTCCCGCCGCCACCATTGGCGAGGTGCTGCAGGTGCCGCTGGCGCGCCCGCGCAACCGCGTGGCACTGGCCGAAGACCGGGACTACCAGCGCTGCCGCAAGGCGGTGATCGATTTTCTCTACACCCGCCAGGGCCATGTAGAAAAAGCGGCTTGA
- the nirB gene encoding nitrite reductase large subunit NirB, with amino-acid sequence MKKSQLVLVGNGMAGVRALEELLKIAPDLYQITVFGAEPHPNYNRILLSPVLAGEQTLDEIVLNDWSWYQDHDIHLHTGCTVTEVDRVRRVVHGVDAAGNTISAPYDRLVLATGSNPFILPLPGHDLQGVLAYRDIADTQAMIDAATRYRHAVVIGGGLLGLEAANGLMKRGMQVTVVHASEWLMERQLDDVAGRMLQQSLAERGMQFLMQAQTQELLAGDTGRVRAVRFKDGSEVPADLVVMAVGIRPNTALAQRMHLHVDRGIVVSDTLQTVTDPRIYAVGECAAHRGVAYGLVAPLFEQGKVLANHLAEWGIGRYQGSLTSTKLKVTGIDLFSAGNFQGGADTEEIVLRDPYAPGGGVYKKLVIQGDKLVGACLYGDTVDGSWYFKLLREGRSVADIRDRLMFGESNIGDTGHEGHSKASAMADSDEVCGCNGVTKGAICKAIKDKGLFTLDEVRKHTKASASCGSCTGLVEQIIMFTAGGDYSSTPKTKAVCGCTDHGHQAVREAITQHHLLTTDAVFRFMEWRTPNGCATCRPAVNYYLISTWPKEAQDDPQSRAINERSHANIQKDGTYSVIPRMWGGETTADELRRIADAVDKYQIPTVKVTGGQRIDLLGVKKEDLQAVWNDIGMPSGHAYAKALRTVKTCVGSEWCRMGTQDSTQLGKDLERAMWRMYAPHKVKFAVSGCPRNCAESGIKDVGIIGVDSGWEMHIAGNGGIKTEVAHFFTKLRTAEEVLEYTGAFMQLYRLEGWYLERTVHYVNRVGLDYVKRRILEDATGRKALWEQLQFALDGEPDPWFELDKAHVDARQFQRVIPILPAMTPLAAPTQTASV; translated from the coding sequence ATGAAAAAATCCCAACTGGTTCTGGTAGGCAACGGCATGGCCGGTGTGCGCGCCCTGGAAGAGCTGCTGAAGATTGCACCCGATCTGTACCAGATCACGGTCTTCGGCGCAGAGCCCCACCCCAACTACAACCGCATACTGCTCTCGCCCGTGCTGGCCGGCGAGCAGACGCTCGATGAAATCGTGCTCAACGACTGGTCCTGGTACCAGGACCATGACATCCACCTGCACACCGGCTGCACGGTGACCGAGGTGGACCGGGTGCGCCGCGTGGTGCATGGCGTGGATGCGGCGGGCAACACCATCAGCGCCCCTTATGACCGCCTGGTGCTGGCCACCGGCTCCAACCCCTTCATCCTGCCGCTGCCCGGCCACGATCTGCAGGGCGTACTGGCCTACCGCGACATTGCCGACACCCAGGCCATGATCGACGCGGCCACCCGCTACCGCCATGCCGTGGTCATCGGTGGCGGCCTGCTGGGGCTGGAAGCGGCCAACGGACTGATGAAGCGCGGCATGCAGGTGACGGTGGTGCATGCCAGCGAATGGCTGATGGAGCGCCAGCTCGACGATGTGGCCGGCCGGATGCTGCAGCAGTCGCTGGCCGAGCGCGGCATGCAGTTCCTGATGCAGGCCCAGACCCAGGAGCTGCTGGCCGGCGACACCGGCCGCGTGCGTGCCGTGCGCTTCAAGGACGGCAGCGAAGTCCCGGCCGATCTGGTGGTCATGGCCGTGGGCATCCGCCCCAACACCGCCCTGGCCCAGCGCATGCACCTGCATGTGGACCGTGGCATTGTGGTCAGTGACACGCTGCAGACCGTGACCGATCCGCGTATCTACGCGGTGGGCGAATGCGCCGCCCACCGCGGCGTGGCCTACGGCCTGGTGGCCCCGCTGTTCGAGCAGGGCAAGGTGCTGGCCAACCACCTGGCCGAATGGGGCATCGGGCGTTACCAGGGCTCGCTGACCTCCACCAAGCTCAAGGTCACCGGCATCGACCTGTTTTCGGCCGGCAACTTCCAGGGTGGTGCGGACACGGAAGAAATCGTGCTGCGCGACCCCTATGCCCCCGGCGGCGGCGTCTACAAGAAGCTGGTGATCCAGGGGGACAAGCTGGTGGGCGCCTGCCTGTATGGAGACACCGTGGACGGCAGCTGGTACTTCAAGCTGCTGCGCGAAGGCCGCTCGGTCGCCGACATCCGCGACCGGCTGATGTTTGGCGAGTCGAACATCGGTGACACCGGCCACGAAGGCCACAGCAAGGCCTCGGCCATGGCCGACAGCGACGAGGTCTGCGGCTGCAACGGCGTGACCAAGGGTGCCATCTGCAAGGCAATCAAGGACAAAGGCTTGTTCACGCTGGACGAGGTGCGCAAGCACACCAAGGCCAGTGCCAGCTGCGGCTCCTGCACCGGGCTGGTGGAGCAGATCATCATGTTCACCGCCGGTGGCGACTATTCCAGCACGCCCAAGACCAAGGCGGTGTGCGGCTGTACCGACCATGGCCACCAGGCCGTGCGCGAGGCCATCACCCAGCACCACCTGCTGACCACGGATGCGGTCTTCCGCTTCATGGAATGGCGCACGCCCAATGGCTGCGCCACCTGCCGCCCGGCCGTGAACTACTACCTGATCAGCACCTGGCCCAAGGAGGCGCAGGATGACCCGCAGAGCCGCGCCATCAACGAGCGCAGTCACGCCAACATCCAGAAAGACGGCACCTACAGCGTGATTCCGCGCATGTGGGGTGGCGAGACCACGGCAGACGAGCTCCGCCGCATTGCCGATGCGGTGGACAAATACCAGATCCCCACGGTCAAGGTCACCGGCGGCCAGCGCATCGACCTGCTGGGGGTGAAGAAAGAAGATCTGCAGGCGGTGTGGAACGACATCGGCATGCCCAGCGGGCACGCCTACGCCAAGGCACTGCGCACCGTCAAGACCTGCGTGGGCAGCGAATGGTGCCGCATGGGCACGCAGGACAGCACCCAGCTGGGCAAGGATCTGGAACGGGCCATGTGGCGCATGTATGCGCCGCACAAGGTGAAGTTCGCCGTCAGCGGCTGCCCGCGCAACTGTGCGGAATCGGGCATCAAGGATGTGGGCATCATCGGCGTGGACAGCGGCTGGGAGATGCACATCGCGGGCAACGGCGGCATCAAGACCGAGGTGGCGCATTTCTTCACCAAGCTCAGGACTGCCGAAGAAGTTCTGGAGTACACGGGCGCCTTCATGCAGCTTTACCGCCTGGAAGGCTGGTACCTGGAGCGCACGGTGCACTACGTGAATCGCGTGGGCCTGGACTACGTGAAGCGGCGCATTCTGGAAGACGCCACCGGCCGTAAGGCCCTGTGGGAACAGCTGCAGTTTGCCCTGGATGGCGAACCCGACCCCTGGTTCGAGCTTGACAAGGCCCATGTGGATGCCCGCCAGTTCCAGCGCGTCATCCCCATTCTCCCGGCCATGACACCGCTGGCGGCTCCCACCCAGACCGCCAGCGTGTGA
- the nirD gene encoding nitrite reductase small subunit NirD has protein sequence MTTWQAICAVHDIPVLGARRVARPQGLDVALFRNAEDEIFALLDRCPHKGGPLSQGMVFGRSVACPLHNWTLDLCDGQAAEPDEGCTPAFAVQVRDGQVFMDAAELATKATDLTRPIAGPARRCGQAASNAA, from the coding sequence ATGACCACCTGGCAAGCCATCTGCGCCGTCCACGACATCCCCGTGCTGGGCGCCCGCCGCGTCGCCCGCCCCCAGGGGCTGGACGTGGCCTTGTTCCGCAATGCCGAGGACGAAATCTTCGCCCTGCTCGACCGCTGCCCGCACAAAGGGGGGCCGCTGTCGCAGGGCATGGTGTTCGGCCGCAGCGTGGCCTGCCCGCTGCACAACTGGACCCTGGACCTGTGCGACGGCCAGGCCGCTGAGCCCGACGAGGGCTGTACCCCCGCCTTTGCCGTCCAGGTGCGCGACGGCCAGGTGTTCATGGATGCGGCCGAGCTGGCCACCAAGGCCACCGACCTGACCCGCCCCATCGCCGGGCCGGCCCGCCGCTGCGGCCAGGCCGCCAGCAACGCGGCCTGA